From the genome of Oncorhynchus gorbuscha isolate QuinsamMale2020 ecotype Even-year linkage group LG18, OgorEven_v1.0, whole genome shotgun sequence:
CTTCAGGCTAAttacctgatctctctctctctctctctctctctctctctctctctctctctctctctctctctctctctctctctctgtctctctctgtctctctctccctctctctctctctctctctctctctctctctctctcgctcactctctctctcacacacacacattgtaattATCTGGTCACAGTGACATTATCTGAGCTCATTACCAGGCTGATGGCTGGGGATTAGGGAACTATATATACTCTCAGGGAAGTAGGGCCAATGCTAACGCTGTCACTACCACTTCTCTGTTACCCCTCAGTCAACTCAGTTTACTCAACCATCTTTATGACGCAGACCAGTGCACTTGTCCTGTGACTGACTGCGTTGAAGAGTTGCTGGGTTAAGTCCTGCTTCAGATTAAAGTTAGCCTAAAATAGACCTACTTGAAAATAGACCTACCAGTCATCTGGTTTTAGACTcctacatacagtagtgagtgagagagagggagagagagccagaagagagggggttggaaagagaaagaagggaagaggagagaggggtagaaagagatgATCCCCACTGGGCACACGCTGGTTGAATCAAAGTTGCTTCCCCATCATTTTTGTTGGGTATAGTATTTTGTGCTTTGAAAGGCAAGTGCCTAAAATAACATTTTGACAAGTCTGTGGGAAGTAGCAATGGACTGCTAGAGGTCACGTCCCAATtagcactattccctatacagtgcgctacttttgaccagaacccaggTGCCATTGGGATGCAGTCTCAGTTTCATGGTACTGTAGTCCCTCTTTGAATCTACTCAGTGGTGGACAGATACATCTATACTATTCCTTACTCAGACCTTCTTTGCCTTTGTTAACCAATGAGGCCTCTACCTGGGCTCTAGCCAAGAGTTATAATTAACACTAGATACCACCAGTAACTGCTATGTGGCTGTGGCCTGATCAAACCTTAGTTTAGGGCCAGTGAATCATGAAACACACACGCCAGTCGGAATCCCTGTTATTGTGAATGGCTCAAAACACCAAAAGCATACTGACAAGCCAACCCAAGCCATTAATGAATGAAGCCCATTGTGGTTGGTAGGctgcatcccaaaatggcaccctattccctatgtagtacactccttttgaccaggtcccatggggaatagggtgccatttggtacgcaAACCAAATAACAGTAGATTCATGTGGAATGAACACTACATGTCAAGGCTCATCTTCAGTCAGCCTGCCTTAAAACGCTTTGTCGATCCCAGCACTCACACCCATGATCTCCTAATGAGCtattcagacctgggttcaaatactatttgaaaacGTTCAAATAGAgtatttgctttagtctgcctggagtgccaggtcACAGGTGGGCCggttttgcacttttgggacttcTCTATTGGTTCCATTTTAACAGGCAacctcaatcaagcacagatcaagtatttgaaatgatttcaaatggtatttgaacccaggtctggagcCATTTCAAGTCCCATTTCAAACAGGCATTCATTCCCTGCATGGCATTTGCCTTGGCTTGACATGCCTCTCActtgttctctccctccatctagcggttaagagcattgggccagttactgaaaggtcgctggttcagaACCCAGAGCCAGCAAGGTAGataaatctgccgttctgcccttgagcaaggcagttaactcccaacaacaactgctccccaggCGCGATGACATGGATGTCGATAAGGCCCCCTCCcgcccgcacctctctgattcagacgggttgggttaaatgcagaagacacatttcaattgaacaactgactagctattctccccctctctcttctactctcgctctctccctctagctttctttctacctctctccccttatcgtttccactctctccttctccttccctcctcttctctctccctccccccctttctctctcagggcGGTTCTTATCAGGGCCTGTGCAGGAGTGGAAGGCCTCACTactgtggactgtgtgtgtgtctgttctcccGGCTTACATGGttgtaaataaaggtaaaataaataaacctGTGACGTTTTACTGCTCAAGCTAAATGTACACATCTGTCTGCCATGTTTCTTTCAACCCACTGAACTCTTTCACACAAACGTTTGTACACCTGAACAGACACTCATACACGTGCACTAGTcttacatatagacacacacaaataTTCAGTCTAATGACCTCACACTATTTTCATTGCACATACTCACACACTAACCCACAATCTCACTCACTGACATATGCTGTCAACCCACAACtttttgccacacacacacacacacacacacacacacacacacacacacacacacacacacacacacacacacacacacacacacacacacacacacacacacacacacacacacacacacacacacacacacacacacacacacacagagaaagagaccaatGTTTCCCCTCAGTCTGTCTGGTTTCAGATAAAACAAATGGGGGAGATAGACAAGAGATTCTTTCCTGTGAGACGTTTTCACAGCTGTGCTTCATtgttctctctatcctccccccactcagtctctttctcactcacacaCCTTTCTCTGTCTCACTTCTGCATTTTGGGTTTTGTTCCTTCAGCCAATGGCAGGAAAATGTGCTGAATGATGGCCGGTTCAAACCTGTTTTCTAAGACTTTCTGAAATAGCTCAACTCGCACCAAGGCTTATTTTCAGAAGATTAGTCTTTAACTTGTTTAATTAAggatatatgtattttttaaacaaatgttATTGTAAAACAGCTAATGACACAGTATAAGCAGGGTGTACTGGCTAACCCTTAAAGCACAATGACAAACACTGATATTATATAGATTCGAtagacagggatcatcaactagattcagccgtgggACCATTTCTTGAGCAGATGGTCAGAGCACCGGAACATAATTATTAATCATTTGTACTCTGAAAATTGACGTacgaagcccaaacagatattgTATTTGACGGAAACAATCATTTAAAACCTTGCTTACAAGATCACGTCTCTATTTATGAGTGGAAATACTTGGGAATAGATTTCCTAAATAACATTTTGAGGTGAATTCCTAGTGATTTTATTACTTTATGCCCCAATTTTTAATGCTAAAACTGTATTCTGAAAAAAAATGTGAGGGCCACCAGTTAACAATCCCTGCTATATATCCTTATATGTTATGGTTTAATAAAGGATAAATAGCTTGTTTAATAATTatttaaataacattttttttaaatattataaGCTAATCACTCTAAAAGCTCAAACATGTACTTGCCAACCCCTGCATTAACTATTGCACAATGACAAGTTGTATAGCTGTACTAGTTCTAGCATGGATGTTTGCACTACCAACTACCCAGCCATTTCCTGTTTGCGCAATCTTACATGTAAATGAGGTGTACCTGGGGCCGTATGTATCGAGCCAATCTAGGATCAGTCCTCTTATTCATTGTGATTTAAAAGGAAAACTGAACTcaaaatcagcactcctactccaaGATGCTTAAAATAGACCCGATATTCACAAAGCTTAGGTTGGCGCTCGAGTGTGGCAGTCTGTATTCATAAAACTTAAGTAGGgagagctgatctaggaccagtttaTATTTCACGAGACCTGATCCTAGGTCAGCACTCCTACTCATATGCTTCATGAATATTTTTTTCCCAGGACCAGTATCACCTGCCATTCCAGTTGCACAGGCTTAAAATGCTTAAAATACAGAGTGCTGTTGCTTAGTCATCAAATTGATTCAACACTTATATGGTATCAGTCGTATGTGTACACGACTAGTGCTTTACTAAACTTGCATATCAATGTCACTGTACGTTTGTCATGGCATTTAGATTTGCCACTAATAGTTAACATGTAGTTCATAATCCAAATAAAAGATAACAGATCAATTGAGATTCAATAAGGAGCTTTAATAGTAAACAATAGCAAAGCATTTATACAAGCCAAACAAACATGTAGCTAAAAGCTACAGTAGAGTTGCCAACTAGGTCTAGGACAGTCTAGGAGATGGATGGTTTCCTCCTATCCAGCGTTAAATAAAACCCTGATGAAGCCAGAGTAGAGTTCAGGTGAAGATATATACATAAAAAACATTACATTGTGACAGAGGAAATTCAGTGTAACAATTAAAAATCTGCCACAGGGTGAGGCCCCTTTCTGGACTAAAGCTGCATAGAGGATGTCAAAGAGTAGTGGGGTAACGAGAAAAAAGGGGGAAGGTAAGGGGTGAGTGGGGTAAGAGTAACAGTAGGGTGACAGTTGGGGGGGGTTGTTGGAACTGGTCTTTGAAACTGGAGTATTTTTGGGGAAGGATATGGGTTGGATCTTGGTAAGTGTGGCCATACTAATTTGTCTGTCGTAATTCTACATTTTCCTACCTACGCAGTAGCCATGGCCTAGTCAAGACAATACCATAcaacacttgtgtgtgtgtgtttaataatgtGTATGTATACCAGTGTAACACTGTAATAGGGTTCATACAGAACAGACCAGCATGACTGCTGCTCCGCCTGACTAAAATCAGTCCCGCATCTTCTGCCCCTGATAATAATCTCATCGACTTTTCTATCATCTTTCTAGCCATTACCAGACTGCCTTCTCCATTCTCTAATCTTCTCCCAAAGTATGCAAATGCACACTTCCCATCATAGACTGCAAGTATGCAAACGTCCACTTTGGTAGAAGGGTGGATAACCAGGACGTAGCCCCTCCTCCACAAGGTCCTGGATCTCATTCTATGCATTCCCCTTCTTGCCTTCCTTCTATCCATAATTTCCACTGACTACGCCACACTAACAGTGGTCTTCTTCCTGTTCTTCGCTGAGCGGACCTCCTCCATCAGATCTCTGAGGTACTGGATCTCTCTGCTGATGCCGTCAGCCTTCTCTGCCAGCTCATGGTTCCTCTGCTCCAGCTCGGAACACTCCGCACTCAGCACTTCCTGTTCGCTCTTCTTCTTCTGTCGGTAACGTGTCGCTGCCGTCTTGTTCTGCGCCATCTTCTTGAGCTTCTTCTCCACGACCTTGGGCGCCCCGGATACTGATTTGACCTTACCGCTGAGGGTTGTGGGGGATGTAGTCTCAGGTTCAGGTTTGGAGTAAGGTTTGGTCCTGGAGGACCCGGctatggagggagaaggagaaccgGATACAGAGTCGATGCCGGAGTCGCTGTCATCAGACTGCTCATCACAGCTACTGGAGGCTGAGAGGGTTGATGTGTGTAGGATGGTTGGCTCCTCTTTAGGGGAGAGGACTACCACGAAGTGCCCtgagggcaggagggagaggaCGATAGGGGCGGTGGTCTGGAGGCTGTCGCTGGGCTCAGAGATGATGGTAGTTGGAGTGTGGGTGGTCTTGACTTCTAAGACATCAACGTCCACTTCGCTCCCCAGCTCGAGGGTATACCCCATGGAGAGGGGTGCTGGAGACTGTGGCTCAGACTTCACCACGACCTCTTGATCCTGAACCGTCACCACAGGACCTCTGACCTCATCCCCTACCTCTTCTTCAGGGAGCTCCAGGGAGGGGAGTTCGGCCAGAGGGATGCCCAGGGAGAGCACCTCGTGTGGGGCAGTGAAGGGGTCCATCAGGTCTAGGTCCATTCGGGTCTCCAGTGAGGCCAGGAGCTCCTCGGGGGAACTGGGCGGGGCGTCGGAACAACAGGAGCCAATCAGAGAGTCCAGGTCAAAGTCACTCAGGTCTATCTTCTCAGCCATCCAGTCCATGCCCGAAAACGCATCATCTGGGGAAGAAGCGATAAGTTAATTCCATCTAAATATACAACATATTATACTCAATGTTCATGACATGACAATTTTTATAATTATTGTACAGCGATAACAGaaagaataaataaaaaaataactaataaataaatAGGTCCTCTGAAACAAGTCCTTTCCCAAACAAAAACCTGCTCTGAAAGACaatattaataatattattattatatatgatttGAAGGGACATTGAAGTTGCTGATACCGGAACCCCACTATAAAAGCCTATTGTTTGCCAAAATGTTTCCTGTCTGTACAACAGGAAGAAAAGCACCGCTGACACTAGTCTTGCTTTACATTAATAGCCAGGAAATCTGGTACAAACCAGTTTGTTCGGGTGATGGGTGGCTTGTCATCACGTGTGGATGTGCAAACGGGTAATACCGGTAGTTACCAACTACCTCTATGGTTAATGATTACCATACACGTTGGTATCGGGCAACTGTTTATGACAAACCGAGCCCAGGGGAGAGCGTAGGTGGCGGATTGCTTAAAATTATAGGTTCAAGCCTAATAGATGTGATAACACCACAGATGGAACCACGTATATGGTTAGTCAGCAAACAAAGGAGGAGTTTGTATGTCTTCTGCAACACTTGAgctgtgtgtttttgttgtgtttttcTTTTCAGCTGTGTTCTCACCTCTGCAGACATTTGTTCCCATGTGGGCATGGAGCAGGTCGCTAGAGTCCAGCCACGGAGTCAACGGCATCAGGTGGTCCTCTACCCCGGACCCGGCCTTGCTGCTCCCCAGGAACGAGGGACGaggggatggaggcagggagtcGGAGGacgagagatgggagggggaaggagacaaactaaacaaagaggagggagagagggaagaggcggaagagttggagagagagagggaaggagagaaggaggagagagaggggggtagatcaTCCTCTTCATCTTGGTCCAGACGGGGCCCCATGGGGTCAGCCGTCAGAAACCAGTTGTCCAGTAACAGGGCCCCAACTTCCTCCATGACCAGTTGGGAAGTCAACAGGGACATGACTGCTTCTTCTGGTGGCTGTCAACAGTAACAGGGTACTATAACGGGATAACAGAGAGTCTTCGGACGTTGTCGTCGTTAGGGGGAACGGTGATATCGTGCTGTGGTAGACAACAGCAGAGCTGAGGGTGGTTGGTTTGAGAGAACTGgaaacaaaggagagatggagggataggggtTACACATTGCAGTATGACAAGTAGTTCCACAGAGGAGAGAACATTACTTTATTGGTCCATTTACTACATGAGCAacagaaatgtatttttttttcccATTCTCTCCGGTAGacatacacatactgtaggaGAGAAGGTGAGATAGGGGTGAGATGTCATGTATGACAGGGCCTTAGTACCATCATAGCTAGGCTACATAAAAAGGAAAACAatcaataaaaatgtatttataaagcctctTTCTTTTATtaaatcagcagatgtcacaaagtgcttacacagaaacccagactaaaacgCCAAACAATGCATatatagaagcacggtggctaggaacctaggaagaaacctagagaggaaccaggatctgaggggtggagattataagagtacatggccttCAAGgtcagatcgttcttcaagaatCTCTTCGCCACATGTCATTGTTTTGAGGGATAGGTAATCATATCAATATATGATGTCAGTTAAATGGTGCTACTCATTGACTACCCTCAATGTAACACCCATCGAGGAAGTTCTATTACGCAGGCCTGGGTTGAACCGGGGAATAGTCCTTCACGCCGGGAGAAAGTGGGGAGGGAGGAGCGCCCTTGACAAATCAAACAATAATCTGTGCCGCTGTCATGTTGTCAAAGGCAGCATGGTGTGTCTTCCAGAAACATACATCGCTTCTCCATATAATAAATATTTAACTGGTTTTCACTTTGAAGGCAGATGCACCATTTATCAAAAGCAATCACTTTGCATGTGAAACACAGAATCCTACACATCACTCCACATGCTTATTTatgtcacttttgttttgagctgGCTTCACAGTTGGACTGAGCAGGGCATCTGGCTCAACGAATGCACACCGGTTCAAACTCCTCCCACCCACCAAGGTAGGGACAAATAAACAAATGCCCCAGTGTTAGGAGGAAGTATTTTAAGGGGAAGTATGCGTCTGGGAAATACACATGAAAGAAAACAGTCTGCTAGAGACATCTTGTAAAACCTGTGGTATCTGAAGTTATGTCCTAGTGACCTAGTCAACGGTAACATTCGGTCGTTTCCTGGTAAATTTGAGGCCATTTGTTCAACTAAGTGCTAAAGGAACAAATCGAGTCAATAACTTTTGACTTAATATCTCCTAAAACGCATTCATGTATTCCACAAAATAGTACGAGATATTCTGGTCTAATACTTCAGTGGAAATTTCGCCATTGCTGGTAAACTCCTCGCCCACCGCCACGGGATAACGTTGCCTAATTTGGTCATGATGTGACCGGTAACGCCGCCTCCTCGCTGACTCACTATGGAAacggagaggggagggtgaggataCCGCCATTTTCACAACAACCATCTGGTCATGAAAGGAAAGTAGAAAGCGAGAGGACACAAATACGCCATTTTGAAAGTGCCACGTTGCCATGTCTGGCATAGTAACTTCATCCATGTATGAGCCTGGGTTTAATAACATTAGTTAAAAATCATAACAAGATTGTTATTCAATATGAGAAGGGGGTAGTTGATTAGTTATGACGTAGATATCGGTTTAAAAATGGCCCACTGTAGATGGCACGGGATCCACGTGGTTTTATTGTCACTTTGTTGAAAGGCACTGAAACGCCGACACTGAATAACGTTAGCATATGCTGTCTAACGTTGGTTATTTCAGACAGACAGTTGATACGAGTAACTATTTCCACAGTTGGGTAGGTGCCAAAGACAGCCCAAATCTAGCTGACAGTCTGACATATCAAATATCTGAAGAAAAGTTAGCAAACAGTATAAGCTATTGTATTGTAGAGTTAGCGAGCTAGGACGCTAACAACAACTTCCCAAGCCTGCTTGCCAGCCACACACGCCCGAAAGCTGACATGTGACTGACTTTACATTTTCTGAGAAGAAATACGTATTATTTTTACTTACGCCATTTTGCGTAAAAAAGCCAGTGCTTGACCGTTGCACTGCCGGGTTGTTGCCGCTGCTGGATAAGCCGCTGCACGTTAAACTGCCATTTTGCGAAGGAGAACTGAGCGCTCGGAATGCTACGAAATAACGTTGAATGTCACAGAGAAACAACGGTCGAACGAGGTCACATGAGTATTTATAGTCCCGCATCACACCCAAGTGTATCCTTCCGTCAAACAGCGCTGTGGTGTATCACTCCGATCCCGTTACTGCCTCTGGTTGGTTTAGATCGTTATTCCGCTCGTTGGAAATAAATAGGTCCAGGGCCATAGTGTAACCGACCAAATGTAGGTCAAATTAAACATGTATACATTGAATTAAGATTGAAGAGGAAATGAATGTTTACATAGGTAACTTGTATTTCCAATCTAAAAAACCCAGTGTATGACGTTTGATTACGTGAAACTTGTTTCCCACAAAACGAAGGACTGCAATGTGTAGAGTAGACTACTTCACAAAGTTAGATAAAAGTCCATCTAAGATCGATCAAAATGTATTATAACTTCTCTAAAGTGATCAAATAATTGTTTTTCAGCCTTAATACACCCATTACTTATGGTAGAAAAGGACACGTTGAATTTCTAGAGGAGTCTCTTTTCCAAAGATTATTTGTCCTCAATGATTCGAGTGTCTTTATTAACTTAACTGAAGACTAATCAACGGTAACTAATCAACAGATTAAAACGAAAATTGTGGTAACTTAATTTCAATTTTATAAACAGATATGGTTTAGTTATATTCTGATGACAACTCATTATTACAATTGAATACATGTCCAATCTCTCCACCTGGTGGTTGAAAAGCCAAATAAAGAAGTAGTTGAGGTTGAGTTCTCCATTGTCTATGGTACATCAAACTAGTACCCTaatccccatgtagtgcactactttttaccacagccctatatggtgccatttgagaaaCAGACAATGTTACTGTTCCATTTGACCAGTGGTATTCAAAGTCGGGGTCTAGTgggtagtaaaaaataaaaatgtcaatttGACATTTTTAACAAATGTATAGTAcggactcaatattaggaaagtgttcctaatgtttggtatacgtGACAATATAGAAATGGTTCTTTAGAAAGATCATTTGAAAAAATAGTTTGAGCAAAAATATTGTCTCTCAATTTTGTTGACAGAGATGTAAATATAATGAATTCAATGTTATTTGTTTATTACATATTGAGGTTGAGTCAATCGAGTGGCGCATTTGTTGAAGTTATTAGTAAAAATATCTACATCTGGAAAAGCAGCTGTCAAGAGTCCTGACAAATCATGATTAACAACCTCATGCCTTCTTATTCACAGACAATCTCAACTATTAATAGAATAAaacatagaatagaacagaataaaatataacaaaaaaatgtttattttcctACATATTTTGTATTACTTTTTTATTTCTAATATCTTTGACAAGTGTAACGTTACTGGAATGTTGAGAGCTTccaagtaagaatttcactgtacagTTTACTCCCTATATTATTTTCACCTCacaaataaacattgatttgGCTCCTCATCCTCTTTCTCCGTCTCCTCCACCTCAGAGGAAGAGATTATTTTCCGCTAGCTCGTCTTTGGCCTCGAACACTTCATCCAGCCCTTCATTCAGCTGCTGAGACACTTTGCGTTTCTTTTTCCCCAAACTTGTACTTCAGTCCTTTCTTCAGCCTTGGGGCATCCTCTTGCTTCGGGAAGTAGATATCCATGCCTAGAGCGAAGCCTTGGAGCATCCTCTTGCTTTGTGAAGTAGATATCCATGCCCAGAGCGAAGCCTTGGACCATCCTCTTGCTTTGTGAAGTAGATATCCATGCCTAGAGCGAAGCCTTGGAGCATCCTCTTGCTTCGTGAAGTAGATATCCATGCCTAGAGCAAAGCCTTGGGGCATCCTCTTGCTTCGTGAAGTAGATATCCATGCCTAGAGCGAAGCCTTGGAGCATCCTCTTGCTTCGTGAAGTAGATATCCATGCCCAGAGCAAAGCCTTGGAACATCCTCTTGCTTCGTGAAGTAGATATCCATCTTGACCATCCTCTTGCTTCGTGAAGTAGATATCCATGCCCAGAGCGAAGCCTTGGAGCATCCTCTTGCTTTGTGAAGTAGATATCCATGCCCAGAGCAAAGCCTTGGAGCATCCTCTTGCTTCGTGAAGTAGATATCCATGCCCAGAGCAAAGCCTTGGACCATCCTCTTGCTTCGTGAAGTAGATATCCATGCCTAGAGCGAAGCCTTGGACCATCCTCTTGCTTTGTGAAGTAGCTATCCATGCCCAGAGCAA
Proteins encoded in this window:
- the atf4a gene encoding cyclic AMP-dependent transcription factor ATF-4; this translates as MSLLTSQLVMEEVGALLLDNWFLTADPMGPRLDQDEEDDLPPSLSSFSPSLSLSNSSASSLSPSSLFSLSPSPSHLSSSDSLPPSPRPSFLGSSKAGSGVEDHLMPLTPWLDSSDLLHAHMGTNVCRDDAFSGMDWMAEKIDLSDFDLDSLIGSCCSDAPPSSPEELLASLETRMDLDLMDPFTAPHEVLSLGIPLAELPSLELPEEEVGDEVRGPVVTVQDQEVVVKSEPQSPAPLSMGYTLELGSEVDVDVLEVKTTHTPTTIISEPSDSLQTTAPIVLSLLPSGHFVVVLSPKEEPTILHTSTLSASSSCDEQSDDSDSGIDSVSGSPSPSIAGSSRTKPYSKPEPETTSPTTLSGKVKSVSGAPKVVEKKLKKMAQNKTAATRYRQKKKSEQEVLSAECSELEQRNHELAEKADGISREIQYLRDLMEEVRSAKNRKKTTVSVA